A window of the Branchiostoma floridae strain S238N-H82 chromosome 12, Bfl_VNyyK, whole genome shotgun sequence genome harbors these coding sequences:
- the LOC118427388 gene encoding tetraspanin-7-like yields MPEQGDEGKMSKRMQTKPMVACLKTILMIFNFIFWATGILMLVVGIWGKLGMEKYLQLSTTNFTSAPYVLIGVGGFIVLLGFLGCYATAKGNTVLLYIYSFFLFIIFVAELAAGISGFIFRGKLQDGFSDGLDKALAAYNPAQDKNQAKLVDDLQSQLKCCGKEQYSDWYKQPWAGGNNNVPLSCCKDQNKCVHQGLTNSTTTDIYTVGCYKLVVSAINSNLGIIGGSAVGIAFFQVIGMLFACCLARNINQHKYEMV; encoded by the exons ATGCCTGAACAAGGAGACGAGGGCAAGATGTCGAAGCGGATGCAGACCAAGCCCATGGTGGCATGTCTGAAGACCATCCTGATGATTTTTAACTTCATTTTCTGG GCCACTGGAATCCTGATGTTGGTAGTAGGAATCTGGGGGAAGCTGGGAATGGAGAAGTACCTCCAGCTGTCCACCACCAACTTCACTAGCGCCCCCTACGTGCTGATCGGTGTCGGCGGCTTCATCGTCCTGCTGGGCTTCCTGGGATGTTACGCCACGGCTAAGGGCAACACTGTCCTGCTGTATATT TATTCCTTCTTTCTGTTCATCATCTTCGTTGCTGAGCTGGCTGCCGGCATCTCTGGGTTCATCTTCAGAGGAAAG CTTCAGGATGGGTTCAGTGATGGACTGGACAAGGCCCTGGCTGCCTACAACCCTGCTCAGGACAAGAACCAGGCTAAACTGGTGGACGATCTGCAGAGCCAG cTGAAGTGCTGTGGGAAGGAGCAGTACTCGGACTGGTACAAACAGCCGTGGGCCGGTGGGAACAACAATGTGCCTCTCAGCTGCTGCAAGGATCAGAACAAGTGTGTGCACCAAGGACTGACTAACTCCACTACTACTGACATCTACACTGTG GGCTGCTACAAGCTGGTGGTGAGTGCCATCAACTCTAACCTGGGCATCATCGGGGGCAGTGCTGTGGGCATCGCCTTCTTCCAG GTGATTGGAATGCTGTTTGCCTGCTGCCTTGCCCGGAACATCAACCAGCACAAGTATGAAATGGTTTGA